Part of the Hevea brasiliensis isolate MT/VB/25A 57/8 chromosome 16, ASM3005281v1, whole genome shotgun sequence genome is shown below.
CCATGAAGTTGTCGGAGTTggcgctgctgctgctgctgctgctggtgCTCCAAATTCGTCGGGTGAAGAAGATAAAAGTATTGTTAGGGTTGTGGAAGGTGACCGGACGAGCTATGGTTCAAACCGGTGGCCAAGACAAGCAACTTTGGCCTTGTTGAAGATAAGGTCCGATATGGACGCAGCGTTTCGTGACTCAAGCCTCAAAGGTCCATTATGGGAAGAGGTTTCCAGGTGATTGAATtttatttattctttaattttcttttccaatTTTCTATTCCTATATGGGTTTAATTAATAAGCTGTTTCTATTCATGCATGGAGATCTAATTGTGTTCACCTTTCTCTGAATTGTTtagtttctctcttttctttttggATCTTTCAAAATCTTTAATTGTATTATACATGATGGGACATTTTAAATTTTTCGTTGTCTTTGGATCTTTCCCTTAATTAAacagagaagaagggaattgttGATAGATCGGTATCAACACAAAAGAGAAAAGTTAATTAATTTGTAGTGTAATTTGATTTGAATTTAGCTTAATTTCTCTATAATCTAGGTTTCTTCTctgtagctttgttttgtttattttaaacacaaaagagattttttttttttcattttatagtttctttttctttctttctttgtggCTTAATTCCTAGTAGAAGGAAGGAATTGGCCTACTAAATGTGTATTGCTCCCAACATGGTTGGTATGGTTCCACATGTCATCATAGTTTGTTAGGTCTTCTCTCATCTTTTCTTTTCCATTTcaatcttcattttttttttttttgcgttTTTCTGTTTCTTCTTGTTTATTTTAAGTCTATCAAATGATTTTAGATTTGTTCTACGATTGAATGTTTTTTCTTCTAATCAATGGGATAAAGCCAGACATGGAGTTCTTGAAATGTTGTCATCAGGAAACTAGCTGAGCTTGGTTATCATCGAAGTGCCAAGAAATGTAAGGAGAAGTTCGAGAATGTGTACAAGTACCACAAGCGAACCAAAGAAGGCCGAACTGGCAAATCCGAAGGCAAAACTTATAAATTTTTCGATCAATTAGAAGCTCTCAAAAATCACCAGCACCAATCTCAGTTACCACCACCAACACCGCCGCCGCTACCAAAACCTCAAACTCCAATCACAACAGCTGCTGCCACATTGCCTTGGTCTAATAATCCTCCTATTGTTTCTCATGCAACTGTTGCATCAACAGCAAACACTCAGAATAATAACGTTGCTCCGTCATCACCTGATCATACAATCAATGCTATGCCAATATCTTCATCACAACCATTAAATCCTTCTCAAACTATTTTCCCATCTTTTCAGAATCTTACTTCCCATCTTTTTTCTAGTTCTACTTCCTCCTCGACAGCATCCGATGAAGGTTTTCAAGCAActcgaaaaagaaagagaaaatggaagGATTTCTTTGAGAGGATAACGAAGGATGTTATCAAGAAGCAAGAAGAGTTGCAAAGGAAGTTCTTGGAAACAGTAGAGAAACACGAACAGGAAAGGATGGCACGCGAGGAAGCTTGGAGAATGCAAGAGATGGCAAGGATTAATAAAGAGCATGAAATTTTGATCCAAGAACGGACCACCGCTGCTGCTAAAGATGCTGCAGTTATTGCATTCTTGCAAAAAATATCGGGACAGCAAAACTCAATACAAACGCTGGATATTCCCCAACCACCAGCACCAATAGCGGCACCAGCACCCTCTTCAGTTCCAGCTACAGCTCCGTCACCGGCACTTGCACAAGTACCCGCAACGGCGCCACCACAGCCTAGGCCAGCACCACCGGCTCGTTATGTACCAGTGGTAATGAATTTGGATGTTCCGAAAAAGGATAATGAACAGAATGCTGTTGTGTCAAGGTCTTCTAGATGGCCAAAAGTTGAAGTTCAAGCTCTCATTAATCTTAGAACCAATCTTGATACTAATTATCAAAAAAATGGACCTAAAGGACCTCTATGGGAGGAGATCTCATCTGGAATGCAAAAGCTTGGATATAACAGGAGTGCGAAAAGATGCAAAGAGAAATGGGAGAATATAAACAAGTATTTCAGGAAAGTGAAAGAAAGCAACAAGAAAAGGCCTGAAGATGCAAAAACATGCCCATACTTCCACGAACTCGATGCTCTATACAAGGAAAAGAGCAAGACTAATGAGAGTTCAGCCAACCATGGTGGTCATGCTTCAGTTCATCATCCTATAACCACAATGGAGCCCTTAATGGTCCGGCCGGAGCAGCAATGGCCTCTTCAACATGAAAAGCAGTCGGAGAAATTAACGGATCACTATGACGACATTGAGGAAGATGATGAAGACGACGGTGACACCGAGGAAGAAGATGAGGGAGGAGGAGGAGGTTGTTTTGAGGTAGTAGCAAGCAAACCTGCGGCTGCTTCACTGGGCAATGGTGAGTGAGATAAGGTAGGGAAGCTTCTTACCAGAGAACCCATGAGGACATTGTTAAAACTCTCTTTTACAGCAAGGTTAATTACTTAAGGAAATGGCGATGAGGATAAAAAATTTCCAAATTCAAACTACTAACTTACtgtggaagaagaagaagcagtcTGAGACAAAATGGCCGGCCTGAGCATAGATCTTTCAAAAGTGGATCGATGATTAAGGTGCTGAAGCTGTTGTGGCAgccaactctttaattaatttattatgtgCTCATTCACATGGGTTCCATTTCTCTATAGTGGGATGACCAATACTTGTTTTTAGTTTCTCTTTCTCTTcgtctttttttcttttaattgaaaaaaaaaaaagagagattattttgttaattgtttgtTGTTACATAAAGTGGGTATAAAGATGGAACtacacaaaataaagaaatagAATCATTAgtctttgtattttactttgtgtCCATTAGGGAGATCatagaacaaataaataaatcaCTGCTGTATCTTTCTTTATGCTCATTGGGTGTCAATGATATGAGAGAATTGGTCTATCATCTTCTTCTTTGGATGATCTGATGCCTCTTTCAAACTAATATATTGTTAtttgagattaaaaaaaaattgtattaaatATAAAGATTTATACAAATCTttatattgaagtgtgcttttATTTTAATATCGAATCATCTGCAAATATACGACTTTTCTAAAATAGATTCAAACCAaagtttttatatatttatataacttaaaatttataatataataaaataggagaaaaatagataatgaaattaatattttcaaaaaaaaataaagtgaaaTTTCCCTAAAGAGGCAAAATAAAATGGTCAattccaagaaaaaaaaaaaaaggacaataAACTAATTAACCCAGTTAGAGCAGGGCCCAGGCTAACATGCAAACATCACATGTAAGGTCCAGAGATGAAAAAAAGGTCCTACCAAGAGGAATCTTCTAAGTTATCTTCAATTAGGTTTAGTGTATGAAATTattaatgtattccatgtgttgaCTTTCCCCAAAGCCCATACTATTGATTATAATTTCTTATTCAATCAACTCATCCTTTGATTAGaaaagtttattattattatataaattatacatATACTTATATATTATCCTCTCTAGCTGTTGTATATAATAATTGATGTACaacaaaaatattaacaaaattaaaaaattcttaaaaataaagtgaaatttgtagagaattaatttttaaaatttttatttaattatcaataatattataataatctaaattattaaataataaaaaatttaaacctATTTATAGAATTTTACAATCCTAATAATTACATTAGGATTAGAGACTTTAATTTAATGAGGAATTTTTATCTAAATCAAATTTACCATAGATCTAAGACATAAACATGTGAATTACATGTATTTAATAGATGAATTTCACTATATATCTTATGTCTTTAATCTATAATAGACCAGGTATAgcaaaaaaaatcttaatttaattctaattagaaatataaaattaattaaacttcctaaataaaataaactagaaaattaataataaacCTGATAGAATCCCTAAATAATAAAACTCTAAACTTCTTAATTCTGTAATGACTATAATTTCTAAACTTTTAATATGACATTATTCTTCCCTGGTTGGAGAAAATCGACATTGAGTTTTAAGGTGTAGAAGAATTAAGGGTGAAGAGAACTCAAAGTCTTACCTTCTTAAAAGACTGCGTCAAAGTTGAAATGAAGAACATCATTTATTCCAACACATCTTTAACAAgatttcataaaaataattaaaaggctCTTTAATTTAGTAAgaataaggaaatttgaaaaatttttaatttctgttattttCTTAACTTGATTTTCTTCGATTTTCATTGGAGTTTCCAAAGGTTCCATGACTTTGTTAGTTTGATCAACTTCGTGTTCTAAAATAGGTTGCTCGCAAATTTCCAATTCAGGTTTGTCAATTTGGATTTTCATAGAAAAATCATAGTCGAAGAAGCAACAACCAACGTTTCAATTTCGAATTCTCCAAGCTCAGAATCTTCAAATTGCTCTTTTTGTCCTACAATTTCATCTTCAATTTTTTGTTGCTTTTCTGATTCAAGCTGCTCTTGTTGTTGTTATCTTAAATCTTTAAGTTCTCCTCTAAGTTCTTGCACAGCTGTTGATCTTATCAAGCTCTACTTTCAAGTCAACTTTTAGTAATTTATCAAAGTCTGCTTTCAATTTAAGCATGTCATCAAGTTCTGCTTTCGTTTCTACAACACTTGAATCACAATATCTTTCTTCCACACTCCAAGTTCTTTTTCCTGACTCAGAAGAGTTGTTGAAGATCTTGATGTTTTCTTTTTCTGTCttgtaaaaattttgatatttattatataaacCATTAGACGTGTGAATTACCATCATGTTTATTTAACCAGTAATCAAGATTTGGTAGCCCAATCATGTAGAAATCAATTTCATCTTGCAGTTATTCATCACTAGTTTTGTAGTAACCAACTTCATTTTCTagtctcttcttttctcttctctccaTTTCTCTGGATTCAAATAAAGCATTAGTTACCAAAGAACATTTGGTGATGGTGGCGGAGCTAGGTTTTGGTGAAGGAAAGACTGGTGGTGGGGTAAACTAGAAGCACGATTTTGTTCTGCTTCATGATACTCTGTTTGCAATATCtggcttttttttctttttaaacaaCTAAGGCAAAATATCAAAGGCACTCACAAGGGATGAACTCAACTTACTTTCACACCAAATTAACATAGAACGAAAAAGATAAAAGATCAGGAGAAATAAATTCTcaagaataaaaaagaaaattctttaaaggattaatttttaaaatctttatTTAATATTCAATGATACCATTATAATTAAACTATTATATACTAAACAAATAAAAACCTATTTGTTTGTAGAGTTAATTTTGCAACAATAATTACAttaggattaaaaattttaatttaattataattaggaatacaaaactaattgccctttctaaataaaataatctagaaaaataatagtaattataataataataaaatacttaaatactaaaaatttaaacttttaattttataatgattataatttctaaattttcaatagtaataataataataataataataataataataataatgtagaAGAGTGGGGTACGTCGTGCCAAGTTTCTTGGGAGTATAGATTATTGCATTGCCCCATTACGTGGTGAGGGTCCACAAAAACGAGTGGTCACTATCTGGATGAACGTAGAAATTCCGTTATATACAGTTAACAGTGTTAATATTTGGAAGCTCCAGTTGCTATCATGCATAGGCACAAGTGTCACTCACAACACACTATACTCTAACGTTTATCCTCAGTAACACCTTACATGGCCATGGATAAGGTTCTTCACCAGAGTTTCCTGAGAATTTCTgatagtcatgttgctgttatgTATATCTCTATATGGTGATATTCTTTTCAATGTTTAATTTTCATCTCTACCTGGTAGTTGAAATTACATATACATGGCCTAACTAACTTAAACGAGTATTTAATtcgattaaattttaatataatgaaTTTAGatggtatataattaaatttaagattaatttaaatttaaaaaataaaattcatgatAAAAGTAAGTCgagttaaaattttatatattgaataaaaattatttatataaataattaattaaatataaaatatatatttttataataatatttatattttattttaaataaaataaaatttaaatattttataaaattattaaaattttaaaatataaatattaataataattaaaaaatataaaataaatgagtactgATATTTCTCTCAGATAATAATACTCGAATTTAGGACGAGTttagattttaaaaatattaatcaaatttgGATATAATGATTTTTGTGGATACCCTACCGATTACTATCCTCAAACCTAATCTAATCTCACCTAATTTAATTAAATGGCTAAAGTCCTATCATTCATTTGACAAACCTAAATTTAAATACCTTTCTTTCTGATCCTCCCTCTTAAAAAAACATTTGCATGCCTTAGTTatacaaatttcaatttttttttattcagttTTTTACATTTGAATTAATAGTGATATTTTGATAAAACTCTTCTAATAAtcaagattttaaaatttaaattattaattttaccgATAAAATTTATCTGAGAATTAATTACACGCTATTGATATTATTACTTATTGATTATAAGGAGATATTTTTTActacataaaaagttaaaaatactGGGAAAAAAAGCTtagttatttataattattagaaaatattatcataattgttttaaaattgaatgacttaaaaattatcaaaaaatattttaaattgattaGCCTCTGAGGAAGGCCGgcgattaaatattaataatgtaTAAGATTATTATTTATAACTGGATCTACTTTCCGCAGCAAACGTACGAACAAATGTCAGACGGAGAACTAACCggtgaccttttttttttttttttttttttaaggcttCAATTGATTTCAATTTAAAATAGTTTAAAGATGAATTTcatcttatttaatttaaaatgcttttaattttgattttaatcaatttaattcaataaaaaaaattatatatttttagaattcttttttttttatataaaattatgaatttctctttctaaaaatattataaaaataaaaattatgtttgAAAAAGGGCTAAAAATTAGTGCTCTCGATAATTTTTTTTGTATAATTAGCATAACTGAGGAATTATAATTTGCAAACTTCGatttaaagttaaaaaaaaaaaaaatcaaaccaaacctttatataaagttaaaatttaattaatcattaattaaGATCAAGCTCAATTTAATTAAAACCTAACCAACCCATAACCAGTTCTAGGTTAGGTGACTAGTCAATAACTAAGCTTATGAGAGATGCAAGTTGAGCACGAGGGAGGCACGTGTGGATGAACTGGGCAGCCAGCTTTTGCAGAGTTAATTAAGGTTGTCATTTTCATTAGCCTTTCTTCCTTGGCATGAAATAACTTTGGTTAGGAAATGATAACtactaataattattaattaactgCCCTTAACTTACTGACTGACACATACAACTACTCAGTCAAAGTCGATCTCTCCAACGTTAGCTTTAACAAAGCCTCAAAAAACATGGCATAAACCTATGTTTATAATCACATTATTAAGGCAATTATTTATTCTTATGCTTCATTACCAATAACTCCAttctgaaaaattaatggctatacaTATTGGTACAACTCCTAATTCTGTGCCATACTGTTATCAGTGAAGGTACTAAAGGTACTAGGCCACCCCATCTCCTCccctaattttttcttttttagaaaaaaaaaaaaagaagactcTCGATCCAAGTCAAAATATACCACTAATCCTATTAAGAGATTATAGTAGAGATTGCATATATTGCCCGCTAAAAGTGACGATTCATAAGACTCAAACTCTTAATTTAATGAGAACATTAATCGAATcttattaattgaattaattcttGTTGGTGAGAATGGATATAGAAATTTATGTTAGCGTAGGCAGTATAATTACACAATCAAGCTTGCATGCACAAGTACGCACACGTATATTTATTTCATGAAATtgcaaaatatttataattattttatgttgatATAAAAGCAAGTTTAGAATAATATTCTTTTATTATTTGTCatgatttattaaaatttttatattttgaatttattattaaatttttttaataaatatctttCAAATGTTGGTAGAGGAATTTTAACTCAAATGTTTGCTCAAATTTACCTATTAGATtaaggtaatttttttttaattgatgttattaaaaatattactttTATGCATTAGGTAATAGTAAATTATTGTGAGTGAGATTTGAATGCCATCCCATTTAGATATTTTAATGTAAACTATTATGTGATTATTTAAGTTCTTTATAAAAATAGTGatacaataataatatattacaAATTAAGATTATGTGAATATAGAAAAcaacaaaaatattaataaacaatttAAAGCTAAGCTTAGTATGTATAAAAATATGATAGCAAtacttattttaattattaagggctgaaaattaagagcaaattaaaaaattcaataaataatgTGTCATGGATAGTTTtgttttagtttaaatatttaaataataaattttatttaaattgaactATATTGTTGAATAACTTGAATAtaatgttgaagatgatgttaCACACTCTAAAGAGAAATAGAAGCGCTCCATAAACTAAAGAAGAAGAATTCACAccaacaattaaattaagtaatcAATACCTTTAAATGTACAAAGAGTGAATTTGGCTATTATAAGTAAAAGGGAATTTATGAttttcatatttatattttagagaaaaaaaaaattaactaagaCTTTAGATTTGATTTGAGAGTCCTAGTTCTATTTTGACTTAATTTCCTCTTAATAATCCTAATCATAGCAGGAAAGTAAGTTAAAAGCAACTCTCTCTCCTTATACAAATCTACCACTTGAGCGACTTTAAAGATCTATACAcctctattttatatatatatatatatatatatatatatataatttagaatgTTTCAAATAAAGAAATAACAATGGTAACAATGAAAATTAAACTTCTAAGTGTcaaagattgtgaaattgaaaggATCTTCTTATGTATAAATTTATGTAtaatttaaaagataaataaatttatatataatttaaaaggaTCTCTCTGGGGCAACGGGCCAGCTGCCCATTGCGCCTTTGTAGATCCGTCTCTACTTATTGGCtccatttaacttttttttttttaatgggttTTTAGAGCATATAAGTAGGGCTATGCACGGTTCTTGgagaattgaatcaaagaactatATTGAATCGACAGAAATCATATCGAACtgaatttattttgatactttgattTGATTCTAGTTTTTTACTAAGAATCGAACCGGAATCATACCGAAATTGAATTGAAACCATACTGAACTAGTACCGATCGAGAatcgaatttatatatatatttttctatgtttttttagatgtattatatattttcaatataattatatatacttatgtatatatatataattatgaactaaatataacttaatattatatttcaattttttatattttcttaataattttagttataaatgcaTTAAATTATCTTATCATTATTAATTATAAGAATACTATTAtcttacattatatatatatatatatatatatatatatatatatatatataaattcttaattatatctgtatcttatagttaaatattatatgattaataaataattaaaatgtatattatatgatatactattatattgtataatatatttaatcataagGTATACATATAccttataattaaagattatataatttaagtatagctaaaaaatatattatataatatattatgtattaataactcaattcaaaacttaaatgctaattcaagtataactttttaagaaaataattacataacatTATTTTAAGAACCGATAACAGAACTGGAATCGTACCGAATCGAACTAGAACTGAAGAATCGAGAATTGTACCAAATTAAAACCAAAACAATGAAGAACCGAATGGAATCGtaccaaaattttgaaattcTGATTTGATTCTGATTTTTAGGCAAATCTCAAACTAAATCGAGACCGAACACCCCTATGTATAAGTATGGATTTTAATTGGTGTAATTTTTGTCaaattaaaaaagaatttaacattaaattaaatatataaatattatttcaaaattttcatttaaataaataaaatacatatttaaacattaaattattatttaaataatatttttttatctattttatttattatatttaaattttatatggaaattaaagaaattattaaataattttaattttataaaaatattttaataatcgattaaattatcttttattttatttagttatgttttatataaatatttattatatttaataaaaataaagaataaaattaaaaaattaatattttaaatattttaaatataacagataaaaataggaaaaaaattACTTTTAAAGTTTTTGGATTAGAATAACACTTGTTGAAAAGAAAAGTCTATATTTCGTTCCTAGATATGGGTGCTATATATTTATAGCACTTAATCAAGGTGTCGGTCGCGGGTCGCCGCAACTTATTGCCTTTTGGTAGACTCCACAAGTCAACTATATATCAGTTGCGTACGCATGGCTcagatttattaattaattaattaatatcataCCCAGGCCATTGATGAGGCCGTTCTTGTCCAATGCATTTGCCCTGCCAGGCTGCATCACTATTGTATTCAAATTGGAGGGCACATATCATAGATgccaattaaaagaaaaagataataTTGATTAAGAGTAATGAACCAAGTCAAAAACACCCTAATTAATTGTAAAAACACCCTAATTTAATACacgaaatttaaatataaatatttaatttaattacagCATGATATATGCTTAAGTGCTAAGCATTTGCCCAGTGGCGAAATATGCAGATAGCATAGTAGAGATGCCGGCCGGCACGCATTTTGCATACACAAGTGTATGTTATATACATGCCTAGCCCTCTATCAACAAAATAATGAGACCCTCTCCATTGTATAAGACAAAATCAAACCCATTTGCACTCAAATCCAAGCCACCTTTCTCAAATGAAAGCACTTTCATTTGGTCCAATTTAGCCTTTGTCCCCGATGTAGATGACGATGAAAGTAATAGCACATGCACTCCAGCTGAAAATAATAGGAGGGATTACTTCAACATGCATGTTACTGAAGAAGAGATGAGAATAAGGGAGGAGCTAGCCTTGGAGATTGAGAAAGAACTCGAACGAGAAATCATGGAAGGTTTGCTCGTTTTGGTTCGCCAGTTAAGTAACCTAAAAGCAAAACAAATTGTCATGAGAGGTGAAGTTTGTGCTTCAAATTTATGTTGCTTGTGTAGTGGTAGTCTCCCATCGCCTCCGGCTAGTCAAGTCTCGCCGGTTGCCAGTGACTATGTCGAAGAAAAACTATTACACGATTATTCAGACTTTGAATCATAGCTTATTTTtttgataatttattatttaattgtgaGGAGCTAGAACGCATGAATGGTACCAATGGACTGTTAGTAATGTTGCGCTTAGTCAATTTCGATGATTGACGAACGACAGCGGCGATGATGACAGTGGCAGGCGGCTGACAGTCCTTGACGGTAGCTGCTAGTcttaaatgttttctttaattttggatgaattgattttgaattgcaattatttctttgtatttttttgAGATAAATTTGGT
Proteins encoded:
- the LOC110644532 gene encoding trihelix transcription factor DF1, translated to MQGDSNTVLATSGDVVVTTTMDHEVVGVGAAAAAAAGAPNSSGEEDKSIVRVVEGDRTSYGSNRWPRQATLALLKIRSDMDAAFRDSSLKGPLWEEVSRKLAELGYHRSAKKCKEKFENVYKYHKRTKEGRTGKSEGKTYKFFDQLEALKNHQHQSQLPPPTPPPLPKPQTPITTAAATLPWSNNPPIVSHATVASTANTQNNNVAPSSPDHTINAMPISSSQPLNPSQTIFPSFQNLTSHLFSSSTSSSTASDEGFQATRKRKRKWKDFFERITKDVIKKQEELQRKFLETVEKHEQERMAREEAWRMQEMARINKEHEILIQERTTAAAKDAAVIAFLQKISGQQNSIQTLDIPQPPAPIAAPAPSSVPATAPSPALAQVPATAPPQPRPAPPARYVPVVMNLDVPKKDNEQNAVVSRSSRWPKVEVQALINLRTNLDTNYQKNGPKGPLWEEISSGMQKLGYNRSAKRCKEKWENINKYFRKVKESNKKRPEDAKTCPYFHELDALYKEKSKTNESSANHGGHASVHHPITTMEPLMVRPEQQWPLQHEKQSEKLTDHYDDIEEDDEDDGDTEEEDEGGGGGCFEVVASKPAAASLGNGE